The nucleotide window ACATGTCTGACCGTGGCCGGTTAGACCTTGTTGACCGCATCATGAAGAGCTTCTGCGCCTCTCTGGACTCAAAAATCGCGGTTATCAGGCAGACGAAGATGCTTCAAGCGATCGAAATTCCGCCTGGAACCGCGGCCCGAAGGAAGCAGCCATCTAGGCCCGACAAGTTGGGTTCGACTTCACCCTCGGATGGGCAAGGAGCACAGGCTACCGCGGCGCTTGGGAGCGTCCCGCAGAGCAGGGTGTCTCGCGCTGTCCGAGGATTAGCTGCCGGCTCCGTCCcggccccagcagcagcaaccgccGGATGGCAGCTACAGGCTCATGTGTCTACACCCAAAGCATCCATTCCGCCTCCTTCCCCGCTCTCCACTTTACCTTCTTCGAGGGTGCACCCTTCGCCGGCCCCTACGCCGGTctctccgcctccgcctcctgctCCGCGCCCATTCAAGTCAGCGCGGCAACTCCAGGCTGGCACAAGCCCGCTTGGTGCGGCGTCTCTCCCGCTTTCTTCTCCACTCGGCGACGGTGCTTCGGAGACGCCGCTGGGGCTCGATAGAGCCAACGACAGTGCTCCGCCCCCGTCGACTAAGGAAGAAGTCCCAAAACGTCGAGTATCGAGCTTGCTAGGCACGCGACTCCTCCCCAACAGTCTTGCCGCAAGGAGCCAGCCGTCTGCGAATCACCGGTTGCTCGAGGCGGATGCCCCAGCTCCGAGTGGGCCTCGAGTCCAATCTgagccggcgccggttcTCCCACCGGAAAGCATTCATGGGCGGCGGGCTACAAGAAACGTCCGCGACGGCGGAAGTTCGTCTGTCAGCACGGGTTTGTCGCAAGACGCGGACGATGAGCCACCCCATGAACGAATTCCTTCGCTCCAAGGCCCTGCGCTGCAAGGGCAACCCGCTAGCGCGTCTGCTGAGCTGACAGCCCAAGGTTTCGCAGAGGGTGATAACTTCGCTCCGCCTAATGACCTTCTTGGGCTGCCCCCGGCCGGTGGCGGCTCATTCACCGATGCTTATGTGCAGCCTCACCTGGAGCTCCAGTTTATAGCCTTTGCCCATCAGCAGCTCCCGCCCATTGACTCCACGCCACTCCCACCTACAATGCCAGATTCGTCGCTCGTTGGTCAGCGTCGCGACGACGCAGTTCCTAGGCAGATTGTGGAGGCAGAACCACGGTTGCCCGGTGACGCTTCCGCGGGCATTGCAGCCTCCTCTGGAAAGAAAAGGCCGGCGGTTGTTGTCAAGGAGCAGATGGGTGATACCGAGAGATGGGTGGAGGGGACTGTTGATGGTGACGGCAGGCGCAAGAGGAGCAAGGCAGGGTTCCTTGCCGCCGAAGCAGCTGGAGGGACCGGGAACAGAAAGTTTGCATGCCCCTACTTCAAGCGGAACCCAAGAAAGTATCGGAAGTGGACCTCCTGCCCCGGGCCGGGATGGGACGAGGTGCACCGGGTCAAGTATGTTTGCCAAACTGCCGCAAAAACCATCCTGGTCTGACCTGAAACCACCTTACAGGACTCATCTCTACCGGAGACACCAGCTTCCGATCCAGTGTCCACGATGCTGGGAGGTGTTCAAGGCGGACAGCGCACTCCAATCACATCTGCAGCAAGACCCTCCATGTGCCATGCAGGAAAAGGGCACCCTCTACGAGGGCTTCACCAAGGACCAGGAAAAGAGGCTCCGAAGTCGAAAGAAGACTCATCCCGGGATGACCGACGAGGACAAATGGAGAGAGATCTTCATGATTTTATTTCCGGATGACGACCCGAATTCTGTTCCGTCGCCGTGTGAGCCGCCCTGCTTCGGACGACCATCTCGGGAGTTGCTGATGACCGTAATTAGATTACAGCGAAGCCGAGGACGAAGGGGAAGGTGGGAGCCTGCACGGCGCCGGAGAACTCGAGGACTACGCCACCTTTATCCGCCGAGAGATGCCCACGCTGGTGCGGCGAGAGCTGGAAGCCTTGTTTCGCCATGAGTTCCAGGACATTGAGGAACGAATCAGACCGCGCGTCGCTGAAATCGTGCTCAACCTGCAGCCGAGGCTGCTCAGTCTCTACAAACAATCGCAGACGCCGCTGAGCGAGTACGGCCCAGAGCAGCCTGGAGTCACTTCCAGTGGTGGCGAGCTATCCCTTGCCCCACTGCTGTCGGATGGATCATGCGCGGCAACAGGGACCAGCTCGACACCCTCGACCACGCTCAGGGCTGACAATTGGTTCTCAGAACCCAAAGCTCAGCTCGGATTACACGGCAGTGGCCTGGATTCCGACTGGGTCGCCAATGACGCTGAGCATTGGGACCTAATACAAGTCCAAGGGACGGATAGTAGTCTTGGACTGGACTGGGACTTCGAATTCGACAACTTGCTCAACCCTGCGTTGTTCATGCCACCATCAGAGGAGATGCAACCAGGATCCGCGGGCGAGATGCCAGCCTAGGGTAGGTAACAGTAGGactaagctaggtactatGACTCGAATCGGGGCGCCTTTGGGCTGCCACAATGCAGGCAAATAGATTTGCACAAATGGCAATATGGTGTCATGCCGGAGTGAGACCCGTTCAAGGTGCCAGAAGCCAATCTTGTTAGAAAGCTTCGCTTCCCGGCATCCGCCGCTGACGAAGCAGCCAAATATCTTGCACGAGTTAGCATGAGCCGCTGAATGGGTTGATTGAGGTACATATCCCAACTTCCTCGCCTTCTTCCTTGCCGCGCATAACAGTTGATCAGTGCTCTGTAGCTCTCGCCGACGATTTCATTCACGAGCGTTTCCAACGGTTCCAAGCCAGTTAGGGTCGCCTAGCACCGTAGCGACATCACATTGAGTACCTCAAAGACGGTCTCAGTGACGTCGCCGATACGCACAGCCGAGCCCCCAAGCGCACCGCTATCGAGCACTGCTACGCTTCCATGACCATTTTCTTCTCGTTCGCAGAATGTCAAACCCAGCAAACATCTCCAATACGTCCAACATCTGCACGCTCATCCCTGCTCTGGGCTGCACGAGACTGAGGAGGCCGCGAACTCGACGCCGCTGGTTAGGTTCCTGAGCCTCTACGACAAGCCAGCGACCGACATCAGACAGTCCAAATTGTGGATCGGCATCGGTCAGGTGAGTGACAAGAGTGGCATATACACATGCGCGAGACAAAGTCTAACGCGGGTCGCAGATTCCATGGGCGACGGCCTACTCGATGTAGAACCATCAACATATCACCTTCCCAAGCAAGGCTTTGACAGTGGCCATCCTGCTTAGcgagtacggaatacacacTCACAGATCGTGATACGTGCTTTCTCTCGCTTCCCGCCAACCTGACGAGCGAGACCACCATTTTCTAGGCCGCCACCGTCAAGGCAAACGACCCGCTCCGCAATCTAGCACATCTCCTGGTTGAGTCGAGGGCACCGAAGCACAAGATGGTCAATGCTTTTGCGAGCTGGATCATCAGAAAGGAAGGCCAAGGGGTCATTGAGAACTTTAAGAAGAATGGACAGCAACTATACACTCCGGCACCTTGGCAGGTACCTGGTGCCCGAGTCGACAGAAAAGCGCTGTCACGGGAGGAGAAATCATATGGGTGTCTTGTAAAAATCCCCCAAAGCAGACACATCCTGCGAGTCGATAGAGCAGGAAGCGCCACTCTAAATGTGCCACGTTGATCAATTTCTccaagaaaaaaaaaaaaaaaaaaaaaaaatgcaTGCCTTTGTGTGAGTAACATTTATTAACGCAAGCAACCAAGTGTAGAGTCGAGAGGCCACTAGTTAAGCTGACAAAACCCTGTCTTCGAATAGGTGCCATGCTAGTGTTAGCTGGCTTAGTTCTCAGCTTCGTCCTGTAAGCCACAGCGCGAACCCAAGGACAACAAGTAGGAAGCGGAAAAAGAAGAACCTGAGACCAGTGCTGTGAGCGTACTTGATCCGCCATCTCGACGTCTCTAAGACCTTGCTGGCCCGGGGAACGCTGAGAGCATCGAATCCCTGGACTGCGTTCTTCAACGAGGTTGCTGCGACGAGCTTCTGGGCCAGATCCCAGCCGTCTTTCAAAGCTAGGTTCGCGCCAAAGCCAGCAAAGGGGCTCACCGCGTGGTTGCTATCGCCAATGAAGATGATCGGCCCTGCGTCTGCGCTGTGATAGAAAGGCTTCTTATCTCTCGCGGGGAAGCAGAACACGTCGGCGGGATTCGTAGTGGCGTCTACTATGGTGTGAAACAAAGGGCCCAACATGCGTCCTCTTGCGCGCGCTTCTTCGATCACCGGGCGGGTTGCCTCGGCGGAACCGGAGTTCGCCAGTCTCGGACGGGGTTTGGGCTCGAGGAAGCTGAGCGCCCAAACGACACCATGCTCGTCGACGGGCGAGTAGAAGCAGCAGACACCTTGGCCGCCCGAGATTTGCATACCCCAGTTCTCGTTCACTGGCGGCGGAATCCCGTCGGGGAAGAGTGCAATACCGCCCATCTGGACGGCTCCGGCGTATTCCAGGCCGTCGTCCGGCCGCAGGCATGCTCTGATCTTGCTGCTTGCACCGTCCGCCACGATGAGCAGGTCGCACTCGACAGTCGACTGGTCGGGCCCGATACCTTCTCCGACGACCTGGACTGATACTCGTCCGTTTTCTAGCCTCGCTGCTGACTCGCACGCCACGCCCCACCGGACGTCATCTGTCACGGCCTTTAGAAGAATTTGGCGAAGATACTTCCGGGCGATCCTGATGCCCGGAGTCGGCAGACCGTTCGCAGCACGGAGGCGCACACTCATGACTCTCCTCCAATCGGCATCCCAGATGTTGAAGCTGCCACGGCCCTCCACGCCCAACAGAGCATGCTGGAGGGCTTCGTCGAGCAGGCCAAGGTCCTTGAGTGCGACGAGACCGCCGTTGTTGTCGAAGCCGGCAATAGATATGGTGTAACCCTGTCGCCCAGCTGCGTCCTCATCCTTGTCACGCTCAAATATCGTAAGACGCGGGGGCGGTACCGCAGCGGGCCACTGCTTGCGGAGAGCAGTCGCAAAGGAAAGCCCTGCCAAGCCAGCGCCCGCAACAACGATGTGCTTTCCGGATAGGAAATGGGAAGCCATGCCAAGGACAGTCCCGGCCGATGGAACCACTCGCGTGTTCAGAATACGCTCTCTGCGTGGTAACGTGAGAGTGTTCGATCGTGTCAAGCGTCGAGACTTTCGAGGGATACCAGCAGACCACGGTCCCGCCCTCGCTTCTGTTCAATGGTTTCTGCTTTAATAGCTCGTTGCGGCTAACGACGGGTTGACGCGTCAGCGGGGCAAGGATCTCGGAGAATATTGCGTACCGAGGTCCGCTGATTTGTCTTTGGTGGCCTTAAAGTGCGTATACTGTCAACGAAAAGTTTGAAAGGTGGTGTGAAAGAAGTTCGAGGCCAAGCGGGACCTCGGGCTGTGGGCCTACCCGTTTGTCAAGGTTCAGGAACGTGGGAAGTCTGTTCCAAATGCGAGCATACCTGATCAGTTCGGCCGCTCGCACCCTGTGCTGGGCAGCGTCAGGTGCATGCACAGTGTCCAATCCGCAAGCCGCGCACAGGCCAATATTTTCTGGCCATCGAGGAACTGCAAAAGGGGAGCAAGGCCCCTTCCCATCGTGAGCCTGCAGCTTTCGTTCTTCTCATTTGCCTGACAAGAGGTCTAGCGAGACGGTCTGTCGGTCTGCCATCCGGTCCACTGGCCAAGGCTGCGCTGAGTTGATACGTGGGATTGACTGCGCCCGTCGGCCGCGGTTATCCTTAAGTAACGCCCTGCTCTCGCGTAACTCTGGTGACATTGGACTTGGACTCAGTGTGGCTGCAACCATTTCAATGTGCGCCGGGTCGTTGGTGGGGGGAGACGGGGCTGTGTTGTGTTGTTGTGTTGCGCATTGCACCTGGCCGACTCGTCCGGATTAAATTGTGTCCCGAGACGATCGGTTGAGCCTCTCGGGACGATCCCCCCTTGTCGAGGTCGCTAGCTCGTGACCTTGTTTCGGATGATCCTCCTCCAGATCCGAGAATGGGCAAGAGCCGAAAGACAGATCGGACTTGGCAGTCGCAACCCCTTGGGCGCTTTGTTTCAAGTCCAGGCTGAGTCTTAACCTGTCCTGGAAGTCTCATCCGCGATCCACAGGTTGAAGAGCCCACTTTCTTCCGCCAATGGTTTGTGCGAGATTGCGAGGGTCGTTCAGGAAACACATGCCCCAGTTGAGAGAAGACCGCCACGGTGGACGGTATTCCTGACCGGTGGCATTGCCCCGGGGTTGATGGAGCAAGGTGGGGAGGGTCTGTATCCGAGCCTCAGCATCGCCCACAGGAGCTGGATTGGTGGATAAACCAGGCGGACGACGTAACCCACTTCACATGTACGCGAAATCTGTAAACGACTGAGGACTGGAGGGGGGGAAAGCCTGAGCTTCGAACGTTATAAAGATCTTTGGCAAGGTACTTAGCTCACCGGCGATGTCAAGCCCTGCAAGCCAACCTTCAGCTAGCCTTTTGAAACCGTCACTCTTTGCTCAGCCATCCAGAGCCAACATGTCTTCTTTGGCCCTGCTTCTTTCCCTCAGCGCCCTGGCGGCGTCCAACCCGCTCCCCGCCAAGCTGGCCGACCGAGATAGCTGCACGTTCACCGATGCTGCATCTGCCATCAAAGGCAAGACGAGCTGCAGCACCATCACGCTAAGCGGAATTACCGTCCCCGCTGGCACTACGCTGGACCTGACTGGTCTTAAGGACGGCACTCACGTCACCTTCTCTGGAACAACCACGTTCGGCTACAAGGAGTGGTCCGGGCCTCTCATCTCCGTGTCAGGCAACAACATTCTCGTTGATGGCGCGCCTGGCCACATCATTGACGGCAATGGAGCAGCGTGGTGGGATGGCGAGGGCAGCAACGGCGGCAAGACTAAGCCCAAGTACGGCGATGATCCGTGAATGTTGTTCTAGGTTGCTCTCTCAGCTAACGAATCTGCAGGTTCTTTTTTGCCCACAGCATGACGAACTCCAACATCAAGGGTCTCAGCGTCAAAAACACGCCGGTTCAGGCCTTCAGCATTAACGGCGCCACCAATCTTGGCTTGTAAGTATCAGCTCCGATCTGTCAACCATCTTGAGTTCTAGCGGGGAACTAATCCACGGCCAGGTACGATATCCACATCGACAACTCTGCGGGAGACAGCCAGGGGGGCCACAACACCGATGCGTTCGATGTCGGTTCTTCAACCGGTGTCTACATCTCTGGCGCCATCGTGAAGAACCAGGACGACTGTCTTGCCATCAATTCGGGGACCAACATTACCTTCACTGGAGGGCAGTGCAGTGGCGGGCACGGCCTTTCCGTTGGCTCAGTCGGCGGCCGGTCGGACAATACTGTTAAGACGGTGCGCATTCTCAACTCGTCCGTTAGCAACTCGGAGAACGGTGTGCGTATCAAGACGGTCTACGGCGCAACGGGCT belongs to Thermothielavioides terrestris NRRL 8126 chromosome 5, complete sequence and includes:
- a CDS encoding glycoside hydrolase family 28 protein (CAZy_ID 269790), translated to MSSLALLLSLSALAASNPLPAKLADRDSCTFTDAASAIKGKTSCSTITLSGITVPAGTTLDLTGLKDGTHVTFSGTTTFGYKEWSGPLISVSGNNILVDGAPGHIIDGNGAAWWDGEGSNGGKTKPKFFFAHSMTNSNIKGLSVKNTPVQAFSINGATNLGLYDIHIDNSAGDSQGGHNTDAFDVGSSTGVYISGAIVKNQDDCLAINSGTNITFTGGQCSGGHGLSVGSVGGRSDNTVKTVRILNSSVSNSENGVRIKTVYGATGSVSDVTYSGITLSGITKYGIVIEQDYENGSPTGTPTGGVPITDLTLSSVTGTVSSSATNIYILCAEGACSDWTWSNVSVKGGKTSTKCSNVPSPATC